A stretch of DNA from Brachyspira pilosicoli:
AGATGAGAATATACTCTCTAATATTTTATTAAAAGATAAACAAACTAAGGCACCTTTAAAGATAGTTCAGTATGTGTTTATGGAATATGTGGCATTAAAAGAGCCTTCTATATTAAAAGACTGCAACAAGATAGCAGAGTTCTTTGATATTGATTCATTTAGAAATGCACTTGATAATATATATACCAATTGGCTTAACAATAAAGCAGATACAAAATTAAAAAATATACTTATTCCATATTGTATTTTCCAGCCTGAAGATAAACTCTTAAAATTAAAAACTCAAATTGAAGAATGGGCATTAAATTCAAGAGGAGCATTAGCAGCACATGCAGTATATGCTATAGCATTAAATGCAAGGAAATTTGCATTAGTTTTAGTTGATACAATGTCTGTAAAAGTAAAAAATAATCAGGTAAAAAATGCTGCTAAAGATGCATTAAAAAAGACTGCAAAAGCATTAGAGATTTCAGAAGATGAACTAATAGATAAAATAATTCCAGATTTGGACTTTGATAAAAAAGGAATGAGAGAACTTCATTACGGAGGAGAGGCAAACAGAGTATTTAAACTTCAAATAAAAAATGATTTCACTATCGAAGTAACAGATTCAAATGACAAAGTTTTAAAATCTTTACCTGCACCAAACAGCAAAGACGATAAAGCAACAGCTGATGCAGCTAAAAAAGAATTAACTTTGATAAAGAAAAATATAAAAATGATAAGCTCTAATCAAATGAGAAGATTAAATAAAGTATTATTAAATGGAAGAAAATGGTCTTATAAAACTTTTAATGAGCTTTTTGTTGACAACCCTATAATGAATATATTTGCTTTAAAGCTTATATGGGGAGTTTATAATGAAAATAATAATTTAATAGAAAGTTTTAGATATATGGAAGACGGTTCTTTCAACACTTTTGATGAAGAAGAATATATATTTGAAGATAGTCTAAAAAACAAAAAAAATATTACTTTAGTTCACCCAATAGAATTAGACGAAGAGAAATTATCAAAATGGAGAAATCAATTAAACGACTACGAAATATTACAGCCTATAAATCAGCTTGACTTATTATTTGAAGAAGTGAAAGAAGAACATATAAAAAATAATAAAATCATTTCATTTGAAGATAAAGAAATAACAGCAGGCGAGATTATGTCAATGGCAAATAAAATGTCATTTGAAAGAAGCAGGAATATAGAAGACGGCGGAAGCTATAATTGTTATGAATTAAAAGATTCAATATTAGAAATTGCATGCCGTATAAATTTTGAATATATGTGGTTTGGAATGGATGCGGGTGAAAAAGTAACATTTATAGATATTACTTTCCACAAGTTAGATGAAAATTCAAACTATGATGATGAAGAATGCGTAAATCCTTTAGAAATTAATAAGAGATTTACTTCATCAATATACGGAACAGTAAAATCTTATTTTATAAAGTAAAGACTTTTATAACCTGCATATATCTTTAAAATGTATGCAGGTATTATAATTTTTTAATTAGTAATATAAATTATTAAATTAAAATTAAAACACTATAAATATTTATTAATTTAATTTTAAACAAATATATTACTTTTCAAAAGGATATTTTATCTTCCAGCTTCTTCTTAAAGTATCCATTATATTCATAACTCTTATAATATCTTCATGAGGCATCTCTTTACATTCTAACTTTTTATTTCTAATAGCATCTGCACAAGAAATAACTTCATATTCATAACCGCTTATTTGTTTTGGAACTTTAATAGTTTTTACAACTTTTCTGTCTAATGAATAAACTGTTATGCTTTCTGGGTTATTAATATTTTTTACAACAATGTATCCTTTATCTCCATTAATAACACCTTCCCTATTTGTTAGTGCTGACATAGTACTGTTTAATACTGCCATCTTACCATCATCAAAAGTAAGCGTAATAGAGTTTTGTTCATCTACTCCTTTTTTAGTTTTCACGCAAGTAGAATCTATTTTTTTTATTTTATTTCCAAACACCATAAGAGCAAAATTGATAGTATAAACTCCAACATCAAGCAAAGCCCCTCCTGCTAATTCTGGCTCTATCAATCTTTCTTTTTTATTTATAACATAGCCTAAATTTGCTGTTAAAGAAGTTACTTTACCTATAATGCCGCTTTTTATAGTTTCGTTAATAATATCTCTGCTTGGCATATATCTAGTCCAAATAGCCTCAGCAAGTAAAAGCTTTTTCTTTTTTGCAAGTAAAATAACATCTCTCGCTTGTTTTGTATTAACAGTAAAAGCCTTTTCACACAAAACATTTTTATTATTATTAAGACACAATTTTATATGCTCATAATGATGAGAATGAGGTGTTGCTATATAAACTAAATCTACACTTTCATCTTTAACCATCTCTTCATAAGAACCATAAAACTTTTTAAATCCATATTTTTTAGCAAATGCCTTACTTCTTTTTATATCTCTTGCACTAACCGCATAAGATTCTACATCTTTAATTTTTGCAATAGTCTTAGCCATTTTTTCAGCTATAGAACCTGCCCCTATAAAACCTATATTAATTTTTTTCATTATAAAAACCTCTTATAAAATGTTATAGAATTATAATATTACTATTTCTTATATTGTCAAGAAGATAATTTAAACTAAATTTTTTAATTACATAAAAAAAGATGCACCTATAAAAGATGCACCTTTATATTTATGTGTACTATAACTTATAACTGTACTTTCTTAATTAAGCTTGTAGAAAGTTCTGGTATATATATAACATTATTAACTAAATCTATATCAGCAACTCCGCTTAAAGAACCTTCAATTTTTTCAACTTGTTCTTTAGTATTTAAATCAAATACATATATACAAGCATTATTATTAGCACCGTTTTCACCCCAATCAGAAACATATAATTTGCCATTAGCAATAGCTATACCATCTAAAGCACCAGCGCCCAATCTTGAAGCTGTCCATTTAGTTAAGCCTGTACCGTCTATATTTAAAGTATAAATATCTCCTCCGTTAGCATCTCCCCCAAATGTACTTCCTGCTATATATAATACTCCGTTGTCTAATAGTATACCATTAGCACCAACTACTCCTGTTACTGATGAAGCAATAGATAAAGCTGAGTTATTATTTACTTTTACAAAATGAACTGTAGAAGCACCTGTGTCAGTTAAAGCTACTGTTGTAGGGTCTATAACTACTGTATCATTTAAGAATTTAGAACCTTCTATAGGAAGTTTAGTAATTATTTTATTTTCTTTAACATTAGCTAATACTAAATTACCTGTCATAGAGCTATCATTAACTTGATCAGGAATAATAATAATATCATCAGTTAAGAAAGAAAAACCTTTAGGGCTGTCTAACTCACCTTCAAAAAGTTTTGTAGGATTAGAACCATCTTCATTAGCAACAATTATAAATCCGTCTTTAGGAGCATTAGGGTCGCCTAAATTTGCTATATATAATTTACCATTTCTAAACTTAACACTCTCTGGAGCAGCCAAACCTTCTACTGTTATACCCATAGCTTCTTTTTTGTATTGAGCTCCTGAAGTGCTATTGCTAGCTTTAGTTGTTCCATCACCTGAATTATTTGAACAAGAAACTGCAAATACTACCAATGATAAAATTAAAAAAACTTTATTCATTTTTATCTCCTTTTTTTATTTATTAATTTTGAAAAACTTATATAGTATTTTCAATATTATATCAATAGTTTTTAAGCAAAACATTGTTACCAAAATAGTTACAATATTATTATAAAAGTATATTATCTAATATAAATACATTATATATTAATCATATTAAACAGCATATAATTTGACAATAATATACAAATAAAGTATAATAATAAGAATTATCTATATCATTAATATCATTTTTTTACACAGGAGTCTATTATGCTTACATTCCTACAAAAAGTAGGCAGGTCATTAATTTTGCCTATTTCTATACTTCCCGCTGCAGGTATTTTGCTTGCTTTAGGTGACAGGCTCGGAATTGATCTTTTGAAAAATGCTGGAGGAGTATTATTTGATAATCTCCCATTATTATTTGCCATAGGTGTTGCAATAGGTTTTACAGAAGAATCAGGTATAGCGGCATTAGCATCTGTAGTTAGTATACTTATTATAGCTACAATATCTGGTTTGAGAGCAAATGTTACAGTAGAAATGGCTCAAAGCGGAGGTGCATACACTTTATTAATGGGAATACCTACTTTACAAACAGGAGTATTTATTGGTATTATTGCTGGAAGTGTGGCATCCTTATGCTATAAATATTTTTACAACATAAGGCTTCCTCAATTTTTAGGATTTTTTTCAGGTAAAAGATTCGTACCAATATCAAGTTCGTTTTTTTCATTTTTAATAGGAATAATACTTCCTATATTTTGGGTATGGATACAGCATGGTATATCTTCATTATCATCAATAGTTAATGGAGGAAATCAGATAATATCAACATTTTTATTTGGTGTAGGAGAAAGAGCTTTAATACCAATAGGATTACATCATATATTTTATTCGCCTTTTTGGTTTAACTTCGGAGAATATATAACTGAAACAGGAACTATTATTCATGGAGATCAAACTATATGGTTTAAAATGTTTGAAGACGGAGTAAAAACTTTTAGTACAGATACTTATATGAATGCAGGTAAATTTTTGCAAGGTGAATATCCTTTAATGCTTTTTGGGCTTCCAGCAGCAGCATTAGCTATGTATTCAGAGGCAAGGCCTGAAAATAAAAAAGTAGCAGGAGGGTTATTATTTTCTGCTGCTCTTACTTGTTTTATAACAGGTATAACTGAACCTATAGAATTTGCATTTATATTTATATCTCCAATACTATATTTATTTAATGTAATAATGGCTGGAATTTGCTATTCTGCAATGTATATATTAAATGTACATATAGCAAAATCTTTTTCAGCTGGATTAATAGACTACGTTTCATTTGGAATACTTCCATCTTTTTCAGGCTTTCAAACTAACTATTTAAATGTCATACTATTTGGAATACCGGTAGCATTAGTTTATTATTTTAGTTTTAGATTTTTAATAAGAAAATTCAATCTTGCTACACCTGGAAGAGAAGCATCATCAGCAACCAATGATAATGCTGATGTTTTTAAAAATAAAAAGAAAGGGAATTCTGATTTTGCTGAATTAGCTAAAGAATATATGCAGACAATAGGCGGTAAAGAAAATGTAGAAAATTTAACTAA
This window harbors:
- a CDS encoding Gfo/Idh/MocA family oxidoreductase; the protein is MKKINIGFIGAGSIAEKMAKTIAKIKDVESYAVSARDIKRSKAFAKKYGFKKFYGSYEEMVKDESVDLVYIATPHSHHYEHIKLCLNNNKNVLCEKAFTVNTKQARDVILLAKKKKLLLAEAIWTRYMPSRDIINETIKSGIIGKVTSLTANLGYVINKKERLIEPELAGGALLDVGVYTINFALMVFGNKIKKIDSTCVKTKKGVDEQNSITLTFDDGKMAVLNSTMSALTNREGVINGDKGYIVVKNINNPESITVYSLDRKVVKTIKVPKQISGYEYEVISCADAIRNKKLECKEMPHEDIIRVMNIMDTLRRSWKIKYPFEK
- a CDS encoding ATP-binding protein; its protein translation is MNKVFLILSLVVFAVSCSNNSGDGTTKASNSTSGAQYKKEAMGITVEGLAAPESVKFRNGKLYIANLGDPNAPKDGFIIVANEDGSNPTKLFEGELDSPKGFSFLTDDIIIIPDQVNDSSMTGNLVLANVKENKIITKLPIEGSKFLNDTVVIDPTTVALTDTGASTVHFVKVNNNSALSIASSVTGVVGANGILLDNGVLYIAGSTFGGDANGGDIYTLNIDGTGLTKWTASRLGAGALDGIAIANGKLYVSDWGENGANNNACIYVFDLNTKEQVEKIEGSLSGVADIDLVNNVIYIPELSTSLIKKVQL
- a CDS encoding PTS transporter subunit EIIC, which encodes MLTFLQKVGRSLILPISILPAAGILLALGDRLGIDLLKNAGGVLFDNLPLLFAIGVAIGFTEESGIAALASVVSILIIATISGLRANVTVEMAQSGGAYTLLMGIPTLQTGVFIGIIAGSVASLCYKYFYNIRLPQFLGFFSGKRFVPISSSFFSFLIGIILPIFWVWIQHGISSLSSIVNGGNQIISTFLFGVGERALIPIGLHHIFYSPFWFNFGEYITETGTIIHGDQTIWFKMFEDGVKTFSTDTYMNAGKFLQGEYPLMLFGLPAAALAMYSEARPENKKVAGGLLFSAALTCFITGITEPIEFAFIFISPILYLFNVIMAGICYSAMYILNVHIAKSFSAGLIDYVSFGILPSFSGFQTNYLNVILFGIPVALVYYFSFRFLIRKFNLATPGREASSATNDNADVFKNKKKGNSDFAELAKEYMQTIGGKENVENLTNCITRLRITLKDINNIDEAKMKELGAKGVVKIKNSIQIIIGSEVEFLAEEMKKLLK